Proteins from a genomic interval of Xylocopa sonorina isolate GNS202 chromosome 6, iyXylSono1_principal, whole genome shotgun sequence:
- the LOC143424639 gene encoding mitochondrial import receptor subunit TOM40 homolog 1 yields MGNVLAATVVSPAPSPSPSPPPPPTTGLLPNLEKSDTSDGLHSSSRYFDNLKNPGTIEDLHKKCKDVFPSNFEGAKVMFNKGLSNHFQISHTISMSAITQSGYRFGATYVGTQQPVPAEAYPVLLGDIDPSGNLNANIIHQFGQRLRGKLATQVQKSKFTAVQMTTDYRGDAYTVSLTLGNPDILNDSGVFVMHYLQSITPSVALGGELAYQRGPAVPGGHITVLSAAGRYTNGDSTISGSLGLSGCHLCFHQKASQQLQVGVELEINSRIQEATGTIAYQIDLPKADLIYRGSVDTNWTVGAVLEKKLQPLPFTFALSGMINHSKQQFRLGCGLIIG; encoded by the exons ATGGGCAATGTATTAGCAGCCACTGTAGTATCTCCTGCACCATCACCATCGCCATCACCGCCGCCGCCTCCGACCACAGGTTTATTACCAAATTTAGAAAAATCAGATACTTCCGATGGATTACACTCGTCCAGCAGATACTTCGATAATTTGAAAAATCCCGGCACCATCGAGGATCTGCATAAGAAGTGTAAAG ATGTATTTCCTTCAAACTTTGAGGGTGCAAAAGTGATGTTCAATAAAGGTCTTAGCAACCACTTTCAAATTTCGCACACAATAAGTATGAGTGCCATAACGCAATCCGGATACAG GTTCGGAGCAACGTACGTTGGTACTCAGCAACCAGTTCCCGCGGAGGCCTATCCGGTATTGTTGGGCGATATAGATCCAAGCGGTAATCTTAATGCTAATATTATTCATCAGTTTGGTCAAAGATTGAGGGGAAAATTGGCCACGCAAGTACAGAAAAGTAAATTTACCGCTGTTCAAATGACGACTGATTATCGTGGCGATGCGTACACGGTCTCTTTAACTTTGGGCAACCCGGACATACTCAACGATTCTG GCGTTTTCGTAATGCACTATCTTCAAAGTATAACTCCGTCAGTCGCGCTCGGTGGAGAACTGGCGTACCAGCGTGGTCCAGCTGTACCAGGAGGTCATATAACTGTTCTCTCAGCTGCTGGTAGATACACGAATGGGGATTCGACGATTAGCGGTAGCTTAG GTCTGTCCGGCTGTCATCTTTGTTTCCATCAGAAAGCTAGTCAACAGTTGCAGGTTGGCGTAGAATTGGAAATAAATAGCAGAATACAGGAAGCAACCGGTACTATTGCCTATCAAATCGATTTACCAAAGGCAGATTTAATATACAGAG GAAGCGTAGATACAAATTGGACGGTGGGCGCTGTTTTGGAAAAGAAATTACAGCCATTACCGTTTACGTTCGCGTTAAGTGGTATGATAAATCATAGTAAACAACAGTTTAGACTGGGTTGTGGATTGATAATTGGTTAA